In Diadema setosum chromosome 19, eeDiaSeto1, whole genome shotgun sequence, a genomic segment contains:
- the LOC140242258 gene encoding uncharacterized protein: MAVSAVCVLSGSDGVKGTINFTQDGDQVIVQGEITGLAAGEHGFHIHEFGDNTNGCVSAGSHFNPEKKEHGGPSDENRHVGDLGNITAGADGVAKVEMTDRHLSLTGTKSIIGRSVVVHADTDDLGRGGFPDSKTTGHAGGRLACGVIGIKKA, from the exons ATGGCTGTTTCGGCTGTTTGCGTTCTTTCCGGGTCAGATGGAGTCAAAGGAACCATCAACTTTACCCAAGAC GGAGATCAGGTGATTGTACAGGGGGAAATAACTGGACTGGCTGCTGGAGAACATGGCTTCCACATCCACGAGTTTGGAGACAACACCAATG GATGCGTATCTGCTGGATCTCACTTCAACCCTGAGAAGAAAGAACATGGAGGCCCTTCAGATGAAAACAG ACATGTTGGCGATCTGGGCAACATCACAGCGGGTGCCGATGGCGTGGCTAAAGTGGAAATGACCGACAGACACCTCTCTTTGACCGGCACCAAGTCCATCATTGGTCGTTCAGTCGTG GTGCATGCCGATACCGATGATCTTGGCAGAGGGGGATTTCCAGACAGCAAGACAACTGGCCATGCCGGTGGTCGCCTGGCGTGTGGTGTCATCGGGATCAAGAAAGCCTGA